Proteins co-encoded in one Flavobacteriaceae bacterium MAR_2009_75 genomic window:
- a CDS encoding GntP family gluconate:H+ symporter gives MIDPLFIILIGTATVLFCIIKLKLHAAVSLLLAALVTAFLTSPEQVMAFAGSQGMGEKETQTLVNMSLGKRLAAAFGNTSGKIGILIALASIIGTALMRSGGAERIIRGLLKLFGKKNTSIALLTGSFTLAIPVFFDTVFYLMIPLVKSVGVRNSKQFGLYLMTIIAGGVMAHSLIPPTPGPLFVAEEMGIDLGAMIIGGLCVGAITVICGYFYALWANRKWDLPMRDTPDITINDLKQFSEKKQEELPSLWLSLLPVVLPIILITGNTFSKMTLEAAGDNASSSQRTIANLFSTLGDANIALLISTLIVMYVLWKRLKNIDLFKKFIFEALSSAGMIILITSCGGAFGQMLQQTGIGIRVGELAANYQMAVLPLAFFISAGVRTAQGSATVAMVTAIGVIGGLAQADLAFHPVYIALAIGCGSKVFAWMNDSAFWIITKMSGMEEKETIRYFSFLLLVMGFSGLIAVMLLSKLLPFV, from the coding sequence ATGATTGATCCGTTGTTTATAATTCTGATAGGTACGGCAACGGTTTTGTTCTGTATTATAAAGCTGAAACTACACGCTGCGGTTTCTTTGCTATTGGCTGCTTTAGTAACTGCTTTTTTAACTTCCCCTGAACAGGTAATGGCCTTTGCGGGCAGTCAGGGTATGGGCGAGAAAGAGACCCAGACCTTGGTCAATATGAGCTTGGGCAAAAGGTTGGCGGCAGCTTTCGGCAATACAAGTGGTAAAATCGGTATTCTTATAGCCCTGGCCTCAATTATAGGCACTGCGCTCATGAGAAGTGGTGGTGCAGAGCGCATCATTCGTGGGCTTCTGAAACTATTCGGCAAGAAAAACACTTCTATCGCCCTGCTTACTGGCAGCTTTACACTGGCGATTCCTGTATTTTTTGATACGGTTTTTTATTTGATGATTCCTTTGGTCAAATCGGTGGGCGTTAGAAATTCAAAGCAGTTTGGCCTCTACCTGATGACTATTATAGCTGGTGGGGTCATGGCACATTCTTTGATTCCGCCAACGCCAGGACCTCTTTTTGTGGCAGAGGAAATGGGAATCGATTTGGGGGCAATGATTATTGGTGGACTCTGCGTTGGCGCCATCACTGTAATCTGCGGATATTTTTACGCACTTTGGGCCAATAGAAAGTGGGATCTGCCCATGCGCGACACTCCCGACATAACAATCAATGATTTAAAGCAGTTTTCTGAAAAAAAACAAGAAGAGCTGCCCTCATTATGGCTCTCTTTATTACCCGTTGTTCTTCCCATAATCTTGATTACGGGCAACACATTCTCAAAAATGACCTTGGAGGCTGCTGGTGACAATGCAAGTAGTTCTCAACGTACTATAGCAAATCTCTTTTCCACCTTGGGTGATGCAAACATTGCATTGCTAATATCAACACTTATCGTAATGTATGTGCTGTGGAAAAGATTAAAGAATATTGACCTATTCAAAAAATTTATTTTCGAGGCTTTGAGTAGCGCGGGCATGATTATTTTGATTACCTCTTGTGGAGGGGCTTTTGGTCAAATGCTGCAGCAGACAGGCATTGGCATACGCGTCGGTGAGCTGGCTGCCAATTATCAGATGGCAGTGCTGCCTTTGGCATTTTTCATTTCCGCGGGGGTGAGAACTGCTCAAGGTTCCGCTACGGTAGCCATGGTTACTGCCATTGGCGTTATTGGAGGTCTGGCGCAAGCAGATTTGGCTTTTCACCCCGTATATATTGCTTTGGCCATTGGGTGTGGGTCGAAAGTTTTTGCATGGATGAACGACAGTGCATTTTGGATCATTACCAAAATGAGCGGTATGGAAGAAAAAGAGACCATACGGTACTTTTCATTTTTGCTTTTGGTCATGGGCTTTTCGGGGCTAATCGCGGTCATGTTATTGTCAAAACTCTTACCTTTTGTCTAA
- a CDS encoding galactarate dehydratase: MVEKRNILIKASEIDNVGVVVNPQGLQEGTLIEDGPTLREYVPMGHKVALQDLNEGDAITRYGQTIAYAAQGLKKGQWVNEMNISLPEPPILDLISIEENSFEEQEELSGYTFEGFLNEDGSVGTKNVLGITTSVQCVAGLVEYVVKKIQKELLPKYPNVDDVVGLTHSYGCGVAIDAPAAIIPIRTIQNIAKNPNFGGEVMVIGLGCEKLRPETLLPEKQKENHGNDILYMQDKKFHGFMEMVEGAITLAERHLEKLNLRKRVTRPASDLVVGMQCGGSDAFSGLTANPVAGFASDLIVRAGGSVMFSEVTEVRDAVHLLVPRTTHTEVSRSLLNEMKWYDDYLNAGHADRSANTTPGNKRGGLSTIVEKSLGSIAKSGTSPIVGVIPPGERIKNKGLNFAATPAGDFVCGTLQLAAGMNIHVFMTGRGTPYGLSMVPVVKVGSNTELSERWHDLIDFDAGKVATGDATIEEFGWQLFRFILDVASGKKMVACDQLGIHNDLVLFNPGPLT, from the coding sequence ATGGTCGAGAAGAGAAACATACTCATAAAGGCATCGGAAATTGATAATGTAGGCGTAGTGGTCAACCCCCAAGGGTTGCAAGAGGGTACGCTAATAGAAGATGGCCCAACGTTACGCGAATATGTTCCTATGGGTCATAAGGTGGCTTTACAAGACTTAAATGAAGGCGATGCCATCACACGATATGGACAAACTATTGCCTATGCGGCCCAAGGGTTAAAAAAAGGCCAATGGGTGAACGAAATGAATATTAGCCTGCCCGAACCACCGATACTTGATTTAATCTCTATAGAAGAAAACTCTTTTGAAGAGCAAGAAGAACTTTCCGGATATACTTTTGAAGGGTTCTTAAACGAAGATGGCTCGGTAGGCACTAAGAATGTGTTGGGCATTACGACCAGTGTTCAATGTGTGGCGGGTTTAGTGGAGTATGTCGTCAAAAAGATTCAGAAAGAACTTCTGCCGAAATACCCCAATGTTGATGATGTTGTCGGTCTAACGCATTCTTATGGGTGTGGAGTAGCTATTGATGCGCCGGCAGCAATTATACCGATTCGAACGATACAGAATATTGCCAAGAATCCGAACTTCGGCGGTGAGGTAATGGTCATCGGCTTGGGCTGTGAAAAACTTCGCCCCGAAACCCTACTCCCTGAAAAACAGAAAGAAAACCATGGAAATGATATTCTCTATATGCAGGATAAAAAGTTTCATGGGTTTATGGAAATGGTCGAAGGTGCGATAACCTTAGCCGAAAGACATCTTGAAAAGTTGAATTTACGAAAGCGGGTCACCCGCCCTGCCTCAGATTTGGTTGTGGGCATGCAATGTGGCGGTAGTGATGCTTTTTCTGGTCTTACCGCGAACCCTGTAGCGGGCTTTGCCTCCGATTTGATTGTCAGGGCAGGGGGTAGCGTCATGTTTTCTGAGGTTACCGAGGTGCGTGACGCCGTTCATTTATTAGTTCCCAGAACGACACATACGGAGGTGAGTCGCTCACTTTTGAACGAAATGAAGTGGTACGATGATTATTTGAATGCCGGCCACGCAGACCGTAGCGCGAATACAACACCAGGTAACAAGAGAGGAGGATTGAGCACTATTGTAGAAAAGTCGTTGGGTTCTATAGCCAAGTCAGGCACTAGCCCGATAGTTGGGGTGATTCCTCCGGGTGAACGCATTAAGAACAAGGGCTTGAATTTCGCTGCGACCCCTGCCGGAGATTTTGTCTGTGGCACGTTACAATTGGCCGCGGGCATGAATATACATGTTTTTATGACCGGTCGAGGCACACCTTATGGGCTTTCAATGGTTCCGGTTGTGAAGGTAGGTTCGAATACCGAGCTAAGTGAAAGATGGCACGATCTTATTGATTTTGATGCAGGTAAAGTAGCTACGGGCGATGCCACTATAGAAGAATTTGGTTGGCAATTGTTCCGGTTCATTTTAGATGTGGCCAGTGGAAAAAAAATGGTGGCTTGTGACCAATTGGGCATCCACAACGATTTGGTGCTGTTCAATCCTGGTCCGTTAACCTAA
- a CDS encoding 5-dehydro-4-deoxyglucarate dehydratase — translation MDFEKVKSALGDGLLSFPITDMNDKGEFDAPSYTDRIKWFVQYDVSAVFVAGGTGEFFSLSKEEYKEIVTIAASEVNSKVPVLSSVGRSIPEAIEFAKIAEEAGIDGLLLMPPYLTGCPEDGLITYAKTIMQNTKLPVVYYNRANGILSSKAVAKLASECPNFIGLKDGTGNMQDLNDTIKTVGDRLTYIGGVPTAEIISEAYLSIGVNTYSSAVFNFVPEMALSYYKALRAGDHNKVKEILTSFFIPFIRLRSKKSGYAVSLIKAGANLIGKPAGIVRAPLEMPTEAEIEELNLMIEKAKSLV, via the coding sequence ATGGATTTTGAAAAAGTTAAGAGTGCCCTGGGTGACGGACTGTTGTCTTTTCCCATCACTGATATGAATGATAAGGGAGAATTTGATGCCCCAAGCTATACCGACAGAATCAAGTGGTTCGTTCAGTATGACGTGTCCGCTGTTTTTGTGGCTGGCGGAACAGGGGAGTTTTTTTCCTTATCCAAAGAGGAATACAAAGAGATTGTAACCATAGCAGCAAGTGAAGTAAATAGTAAGGTACCTGTGCTATCAAGTGTGGGCAGAAGTATTCCTGAAGCCATAGAATTTGCTAAAATAGCTGAAGAAGCTGGTATCGACGGTCTTCTTTTGATGCCTCCCTATTTGACCGGATGCCCTGAAGATGGGCTGATTACTTATGCAAAGACCATAATGCAAAATACAAAGTTGCCCGTGGTTTATTATAATAGGGCGAATGGAATTCTATCTAGCAAGGCCGTTGCAAAATTGGCGAGTGAATGTCCGAATTTTATAGGTTTAAAAGACGGTACGGGCAACATGCAAGACTTAAATGATACGATAAAAACGGTAGGTGATCGCCTTACCTATATTGGAGGGGTGCCTACTGCAGAAATAATTTCGGAGGCCTACCTGTCGATTGGGGTGAATACCTATTCTTCAGCGGTATTCAATTTTGTTCCTGAAATGGCGCTATCTTACTATAAGGCCCTTAGAGCAGGTGACCACAACAAGGTAAAAGAAATTTTGACCTCTTTTTTTATCCCCTTTATCAGATTGCGTAGTAAAAAATCAGGTTATGCGGTTAGCCTGATCAAAGCCGGAGCCAATTTAATCGGTAAACCTGCAGGTATTGTACGCGCACCGTTAGAAATGCCCACAGAAGCAGAAATCGAGGAGCTGAACTTAATGATTGAGAAGGCTAAATCATTGGTATAA
- a CDS encoding pectinesterase: MKFTFQSLLWVFLVFTCMVHGQEQSAKKLDIYNMTVALDGTGDFTSIQEAINSAKGFPDKRVTIKVRNGVYKEKIEVYEWNSRMSIIGEDREKTIITYDDYFDKLGVGRNSTFHTPTLLVQGNDFYAANLTIENNAGEVGQAVALAVNANRIFVENCNITGNQDTLYVTGEGFKQFYKNCYIEGTTDFIFGQATALFQDCTLHSKSNSYITAASTPQNEEFGYVFKNCKLTAVEGVDSVFLGRPWRTYAKTVFIECHMGEHIVPSGWDNWSNQEAEKKSFYAEYNGRGPGFRPKSRVEWSHQLTEKEANDYTKKNILKDEKDIDEPWYSKFE; this comes from the coding sequence ATGAAGTTTACTTTTCAATCTCTTCTTTGGGTATTTCTAGTATTCACCTGCATGGTTCATGGGCAAGAACAATCGGCCAAAAAGCTTGACATTTATAATATGACGGTCGCCCTAGACGGTACGGGTGATTTTACATCCATTCAAGAGGCAATCAATAGTGCTAAGGGTTTTCCTGATAAAAGGGTTACTATTAAGGTGCGGAACGGAGTTTATAAGGAAAAAATTGAAGTTTACGAATGGAATAGTAGAATGAGTATTATTGGGGAAGACCGAGAGAAGACAATTATCACCTATGATGACTATTTTGACAAGCTAGGTGTTGGTCGCAACAGTACTTTTCACACACCAACTTTATTGGTTCAAGGGAATGATTTTTATGCTGCCAACCTAACCATTGAGAATAATGCGGGCGAAGTTGGCCAAGCTGTAGCTCTGGCAGTAAATGCCAACCGAATTTTTGTCGAGAATTGTAATATTACAGGAAATCAAGATACGCTCTATGTGACGGGAGAAGGCTTCAAACAGTTTTACAAAAACTGCTATATCGAGGGAACAACTGATTTTATTTTCGGTCAGGCGACCGCTCTTTTTCAAGATTGTACTCTTCATAGTAAATCAAATTCTTACATCACAGCGGCTTCGACACCTCAAAATGAAGAGTTCGGATACGTATTTAAAAACTGTAAGTTGACCGCTGTTGAAGGAGTAGATTCTGTGTTTTTAGGAAGACCTTGGCGAACCTATGCTAAAACAGTTTTCATCGAATGTCATATGGGAGAACATATTGTTCCCTCGGGGTGGGATAATTGGTCGAACCAAGAAGCTGAAAAAAAATCGTTTTATGCTGAGTACAATGGAAGGGGGCCTGGTTTTAGACCAAAAAGTCGTGTCGAGTGGTCGCATCAGTTGACTGAAAAAGAAGCTAACGATTACACCAAAAAAAATATATTAAAAGATGAAAAGGATATTGATGAACCATGGTATTCTAAATTCGAATAA
- a CDS encoding lysophospholipase L1-like esterase, producing MKRILMNHGILNSNKMKIQIVLLLMLLGAWPTKAQDTTIYCIGDSTMSDKKEPEKNPEHGWAQVLAHFFTEKVKIDNSAKNGRSSKSFISEKRWDSVHTSLKAGDYVFIQFGHNDQKFKDSSRFTNPHTTYRHNLIRFVKETRAKGATPILFTSIVRRNFNEFGTLVDTHGDYPVVTRMVAKEYDVPLVDLEYLTEILETSYGPEASKKLHLHFEEGEHPYYPEGKQDNTHLSKKGALLVAELAVKEIKSFELPLSKLIRL from the coding sequence ATGAAAAGGATATTGATGAACCATGGTATTCTAAATTCGAATAAAATGAAAATTCAAATCGTTCTGCTTTTAATGTTGCTTGGGGCTTGGCCAACCAAGGCTCAAGACACCACTATTTATTGCATTGGCGATTCGACGATGTCAGATAAAAAAGAGCCTGAAAAGAACCCTGAGCACGGGTGGGCGCAAGTGCTAGCCCACTTTTTTACCGAAAAGGTGAAAATAGATAATAGTGCCAAGAACGGGAGGAGCTCCAAAAGTTTCATTTCCGAAAAAAGATGGGATTCTGTACATACTTCCCTGAAAGCGGGAGACTATGTATTCATACAGTTCGGCCATAATGATCAAAAATTTAAAGATTCCAGTAGATTTACCAATCCCCATACAACATACAGGCATAATTTAATTCGTTTTGTAAAGGAGACCAGAGCGAAAGGTGCCACCCCGATTCTTTTTACATCGATAGTCCGCAGAAACTTTAATGAATTTGGCACTCTTGTCGATACCCATGGCGATTACCCTGTTGTGACGAGAATGGTGGCCAAAGAGTACGACGTGCCCTTGGTCGATTTAGAATATTTGACAGAGATTCTTGAAACTTCATATGGGCCTGAGGCATCCAAGAAGTTGCATTTGCATTTCGAAGAGGGTGAGCACCCTTATTATCCAGAAGGTAAACAAGATAACACCCACCTTTCTAAAAAGGGGGCTTTATTGGTCGCTGAATTGGCGGTCAAAGAGATTAAGTCGTTTGAACTGCCTTTGTCTAAATTGATTCGTTTATGA
- a CDS encoding polygalacturonase (manually curated): MKYLSVLLIGFLFAFPKQSNSQISVDKDSIISEIERRISLPEIPDYSVSIIRFGAKGDSLTDCKRAFDKALKHLNKKNGGTLIVPSGTYTVNGPIHLISNLNLHLENGAKIRFGDNPEDYLPMVRTSWEGTILYNYSPLVYAMGKSNISITGEGVIDGEGHKTWAEWKPKENADKLLSREFNHSGKPITERKFGEGHFLRPQLIQFFDCKNILLEGVRFEDSPFWCVHLLRSNNITIRAISYDAHNKNNDGIDLEYSSDVLIENVDFNNADDNIAIKAGRDHEGRSNAKTPSENIIIRNNRFKGLHALVIGSEMSAGVRNVFVENNQASGYLKRGIYFKTNSDRGGYIKDIFINNLQLGQVEDALFMTANYHGEGSGSYPSKISDVTISNITCESVSNTGIVIEGFKGSKVENILLDSITIKSAKNGLTLTNTKNIEFNEVVIGEKAGTPSSVK; the protein is encoded by the exons ATGAAGTATTTATCTGTTTTGTTAATAGGTTTCCTGTTTGCTTTTCCAAAGCAATCAAACTCACAAATAAGTGTAGATAAAGATTCGATAATCTCTGAAATAGAACGTCGGATTTCATTACCGGAAATTCCCGATTATTCAGTGTCAATTATCAGGTTTGGCGCTAAAGGCGATTCGCTCACAGATTGTAAACGAGCTTTTGATAAGGCTTTAAAACATTTGAACAAGAAGAATGGGGGTACGCTTATAGTACCATCGGGCACGTATACGGTAAACGGCCCCATACATCTAATAAGCAACCTCAATTTACATTTAGAAAATGGGGCTAAAATAAGATTTGGCGACAACCCTGAAGATTATTTGCCTATGGTTCGAACAAGCTGGGAGGGCACTATTCTTTATAACTACAGTCCTTTGGTATATGCGATGGGCAAAAGCAATATTTCTATTACTGGGGAAGGCGTAATTGATGGAGAGGGTCACAAAACATGGGCAGAATGGAAGCCAAAGGAAAACGCTGATAAACTATTAAGCAGAGAATTTAACCATTCGGGAAAGCCCATAACAGAAAGAAAGTTTGGTGAAGGTCATTTTTTAAGGCCTCAATTAATTCAGTTCTTTGACTGCAAGAATATTTTATTAGAAGGTGTTCGTTTCGAAGATTCGCCCTTTTGGTGTGTACATCTCTTGCGTTCGAATAATATTACCATAAGGGCTATTTCTTATGATGCACATAATAAGAACAATGATGGTATAGATTTAGAATACTCTAGTGATGTGCTTATTGAGAATGTCGATTTTAATAATGCCGATGATAATATAGCCATTAAGGCAGGGCGAGACCACGAAGGCAGGTCGAACGCAAAAACACCTTCTGAAAATATCATCATTAGAAATAATAGGTTCAAAGGTTTGCATGCCTTGGTAATCGGTAGTGAAATGTCGGCCGGGGTAAGAAATGTATTTGTAGAGAACAATCAAGCAAGTGGTTACCTAAAGCGGGGTATTTATTTCAAGACCAATTCTGATCGTGGG GGGTATATTAAAGATATATTTATCAATAATCTACAATTGGGTCAAGTGGAAGATGCGCTGTTTATGACCGCCAATTATCATGGAGAAGGTAGTGGCTCATATCCTTCAAAAATTTCAGACGTTACTATTTCAAATATAACCTGTGAAAGTGTTAGCAATACGGGCATTGTAATAGAAGGTTTTAAAGGCAGTAAGGTAGAAAATATCTTGCTTGATTCGATTACGATCAAATCAGCTAAAAACGGATTAACGCTCACCAATACCAAGAATATCGAATTCAATGAAGTGGTTATTGGTGAAAAGGCGGGAACTCCTAGTTCTGTAAAATAA
- a CDS encoding pectinesterase, producing the protein MLSKNKLRISLVALCSLLFCTGQSQSLKGVTGIKDTSYTTASAFAKDVVNHPEIEVVKEFKYESVKEERNITYSTIGSRELKLDVFKNTESDNLGVAVIIIHGGGWRSGDRTQHYPMAQKLASLGYVCFTPEYRLSTEALFPAAIYDLKAAVRWVRTHAEKFKFSPKKIVVCGFSAGGELAAFLGTTANMPLFEGNTESAKPNSQVNAVIDIDGTLSFVHPESGEGDDSKRTSAATYWFGYSKKEKPILWQAASPLAYAGPKTPPTLFLNSSVDRMHAGRSDYIKIMDEHSIYSKVVDFKEAPHSFILYQPWFDPSTKAMDDFMKKVFK; encoded by the coding sequence ATGCTCAGTAAAAACAAACTTCGAATTTCATTGGTGGCTTTATGCAGCTTATTGTTTTGTACAGGTCAATCGCAATCTTTGAAGGGTGTTACCGGCATTAAAGACACTTCGTATACTACCGCTTCAGCTTTTGCGAAAGATGTGGTCAATCATCCGGAGATAGAGGTGGTGAAAGAGTTCAAATATGAATCGGTAAAAGAAGAACGGAACATAACCTATTCAACGATAGGAAGCCGAGAGTTAAAACTTGATGTTTTTAAAAACACCGAAAGTGATAATTTGGGTGTGGCGGTTATCATAATTCATGGGGGAGGTTGGCGTTCCGGTGACCGTACACAGCATTACCCCATGGCCCAAAAGTTAGCCAGTTTAGGTTATGTTTGTTTTACTCCCGAGTATCGTCTGTCGACTGAAGCTTTATTCCCAGCCGCTATCTATGACCTGAAGGCTGCTGTTCGCTGGGTTAGAACTCATGCCGAAAAGTTCAAGTTTTCCCCAAAAAAAATCGTGGTTTGTGGTTTTTCGGCCGGGGGGGAATTAGCTGCCTTTCTAGGAACAACGGCCAATATGCCCTTGTTTGAAGGTAATACAGAATCAGCGAAGCCAAATTCGCAAGTGAACGCGGTCATCGACATCGACGGCACTTTGTCTTTTGTACACCCAGAAAGTGGTGAGGGTGATGATAGCAAACGTACCTCTGCGGCTACCTATTGGTTCGGATATTCAAAAAAGGAAAAACCTATTTTATGGCAGGCTGCCTCACCTTTAGCGTATGCCGGCCCTAAAACTCCCCCGACGCTTTTCTTGAATAGTTCTGTTGATCGTATGCACGCCGGGCGCAGTGATTATATCAAAATAATGGACGAACACTCCATTTATTCAAAGGTGGTCGATTTTAAAGAAGCACCTCACTCGTTTATTCTGTATCAGCCTTGGTTCGACCCTTCTACTAAAGCCATGGATGATTTTATGAAGAAGGTATTTAAATAA
- a CDS encoding DeoR family transcriptional regulator produces MALLATKRREKIIEFLKEDGSAKVIDLAKLFKVTEVTIRQDLEKLENQGLIIREHGGAFLKDMGDKVKSFSLVHQENLELKETIAIKCLDFIESGDTIILDSGSTTTEIAKKLIGYKNLTVITNALNIALMLGTEPGIEVIMTGGEFKPPTLSLTGQKAADFFKGLNVQKLFLATAGISLKSGLTYPSISDLVVKKAMINAADITYLVADSTKIGKNALASLGALSLIDYIIMDDGIQEKDKQVFKDNEIEIIFA; encoded by the coding sequence ATGGCATTATTGGCAACAAAAAGAAGGGAAAAAATAATTGAATTCCTGAAAGAAGATGGTTCGGCTAAGGTGATAGACCTAGCAAAACTTTTTAAAGTCACAGAGGTGACCATCCGTCAAGATTTAGAAAAACTAGAGAATCAGGGGCTTATTATAAGGGAGCACGGCGGAGCTTTCTTGAAAGATATGGGCGATAAGGTCAAGAGCTTCTCACTAGTACATCAAGAAAATCTAGAGCTTAAAGAAACCATCGCGATTAAATGCCTCGATTTTATTGAAAGTGGTGATACGATTATTTTAGATTCGGGAAGCACCACTACTGAAATTGCTAAAAAACTGATCGGTTATAAAAACCTAACCGTAATTACCAATGCGTTGAATATTGCCCTCATGCTGGGTACCGAACCCGGTATCGAAGTGATAATGACAGGGGGAGAATTCAAGCCTCCGACTTTGTCGCTCACTGGTCAAAAGGCGGCTGATTTTTTTAAGGGTCTAAACGTGCAAAAATTGTTCTTGGCTACTGCAGGTATTTCTTTGAAATCGGGCTTGACCTATCCAAGTATTAGTGATTTAGTGGTTAAAAAGGCTATGATAAATGCAGCGGATATTACCTATCTCGTAGCGGATAGCACCAAAATCGGAAAAAATGCATTGGCAAGCTTGGGGGCGCTATCGCTTATCGATTATATAATAATGGATGATGGTATACAAGAGAAAGATAAGCAGGTTTTCAAGGATAATGAAATAGAAATAATTTTCGCTTAG
- a CDS encoding L-fucose isomerase-like protein: MSKSKLSIGVIIGNRDFFPDSLVAKARTEIIDVFKKLGITPVLLETTDTKLGGVETFKEAQKCAELFQKHRHEIGGVLVLLPNFGDEKGVADTLKLSNLNVPVLVQAYPDELSKMNVVNRRDSWCGKISVCNNLYQYGIKYSLTSAHVCSPTDELFQKDLLDFVAVCRVVMGLKNVRIGAVGARPGGFNTVRYSEKILQRNGITVTTVDLSEILGKADKLTKDDVTVKQHLDAINSYAPKGKTPDEAMIQMAKLDVVLNQYVEEYALDATAIQCWTSLQQNFGCNVCTSMSIMSENMLPSACEVDVTGTLSMYAMQLASGSPSALVDWNNNYAEDPNKCVLFHCGNWAKSFLPDIEISNAPILGTSVGVENTYGALDGRTPANPLTYGRISTDDPKGIIKAYVGEGELTDDPLKTFGNRAVAQINDLQGLMNYVCRNGFEHHVVMNASKTGAILEEALGNYMGWEVYRHNTK; this comes from the coding sequence ATGTCCAAATCTAAATTGAGTATAGGTGTTATAATCGGTAATCGAGATTTTTTCCCCGATAGTTTGGTAGCTAAAGCGCGGACCGAAATCATCGATGTCTTCAAAAAATTGGGTATTACACCAGTATTATTAGAAACAACAGACACCAAACTTGGGGGTGTAGAAACTTTTAAGGAGGCCCAAAAGTGCGCTGAGCTTTTTCAAAAGCATAGGCATGAAATTGGAGGGGTGTTGGTCTTGCTGCCCAATTTCGGCGATGAAAAAGGGGTTGCCGATACGCTAAAATTATCAAATCTAAATGTACCTGTACTAGTTCAAGCTTATCCCGATGAGCTTTCAAAAATGAATGTCGTCAATCGACGTGATTCTTGGTGCGGTAAAATTTCGGTCTGCAATAATCTGTATCAATACGGTATTAAATACTCGTTGACCAGTGCGCATGTATGCTCTCCTACAGATGAGTTATTTCAGAAAGATCTGCTTGATTTTGTTGCGGTATGCCGCGTAGTCATGGGGTTGAAAAATGTCCGAATTGGGGCGGTCGGTGCACGGCCGGGCGGTTTTAATACGGTTCGATATTCCGAGAAAATTTTGCAACGAAACGGCATTACGGTAACTACTGTCGATTTATCCGAAATTTTGGGTAAGGCTGATAAGCTTACCAAAGATGATGTTACTGTAAAACAGCATTTAGATGCCATTAATTCGTATGCACCAAAAGGTAAGACACCTGATGAAGCAATGATCCAGATGGCTAAGCTAGATGTCGTCTTAAATCAATATGTAGAAGAATATGCGCTCGATGCTACGGCTATTCAATGCTGGACATCCCTACAGCAGAATTTTGGTTGTAATGTATGCACCAGTATGAGTATCATGTCAGAAAATATGCTGCCATCAGCCTGCGAAGTCGATGTAACCGGCACCTTGAGTATGTACGCCATGCAATTGGCCTCAGGTTCGCCAAGCGCCTTGGTCGATTGGAACAATAACTATGCAGAGGATCCGAATAAATGTGTGCTTTTTCACTGTGGTAACTGGGCAAAGTCTTTTCTACCTGATATTGAGATAAGTAACGCGCCTATTTTAGGAACCTCAGTGGGAGTAGAGAATACCTATGGCGCCCTTGATGGTAGAACACCAGCGAACCCGCTTACCTATGGTCGAATCAGTACCGATGACCCTAAAGGTATAATAAAAGCTTATGTTGGGGAGGGAGAATTGACAGATGATCCGCTTAAGACATTTGGTAACAGGGCCGTTGCCCAAATCAATGACCTTCAAGGCTTGATGAACTATGTATGCAGAAACGGATTTGAACATCATGTAGTCATGAATGCTTCGAAAACTGGCGCCATTCTAGAGGAAGCTTTGGGTAACTACATGGGGTGGGAAGTATACCGGCACAATACAAAATAA